In Gossypium arboreum isolate Shixiya-1 chromosome 6, ASM2569848v2, whole genome shotgun sequence, the following are encoded in one genomic region:
- the LOC108484998 gene encoding uncharacterized protein LOC108484998 — protein MEFPFGEFDLILGMGWLIKHPVSLDCVTKRVILRTEEDKEVFMIEEHQNYLSNVISALVVEKMVRKGYETFLAYVSVLDCGDSIIKDIRMVKDFPNVLPEELQGLPPNRELEFGIELLLGTASVFITPYRMAPKELVEIKAQIQELC, from the coding sequence ATGGAGTTTCCATTTGGGGAGTTCGACCTAATTCTGGGGATGGGCTGGTTGATTAAGCATCCTGTTAGCTTGGACTGTGTGACTAAGAGGGTCATACTAAGAACTGAGGAGGATAAGGAGGTATTCATGATTGAAGAACACCAGAATTACTTATCTAATGTGATCTCTGCACTGGTGGTAGAGAAGATGGTTCGTAAGGGATATGAGACATTCTTGGCCTATGTCAGTGTTTTGGATTGTGGGGATTCTATAATTAAGGATATCAGAATGGTAAAGGATTTTCCGAACGTCCTACCGGAGGAGCTACAAGGGTTACCTCCGAATCGTGAGTtggaatttgggattgagctacTTCTAGGTACAGCTTCAGTGTTCATCACTCCCTATcgaatggcaccaaaagagcttgTAGAgattaaggctcagattcaagagctatGTTAa